A region of Panicum virgatum strain AP13 chromosome 8N, P.virgatum_v5, whole genome shotgun sequence DNA encodes the following proteins:
- the LOC120686052 gene encoding uncharacterized protein LOC120686052 produces MAAAAPVYRRVLKAVQKHVGGGASKQHFRDFVAAEFRAPAGTEADARARLRLAGDYAYLLTSVHHHKDLLFSYNIAVDRSDEMKKILNKSAASVGLQLPDVYQP; encoded by the exons atggcggccgcggcgccggtgtACCGGCGGGTGCTCAAGGCGGTGCAGAAGCACGTCGGCGGGGGCGCCTCCAAGCAGCACTTCCgggacttcgtcgccgccgagTTCCGCGCCCCCGCCGGCACGGAGGCCGACGCCAGGGCGAGGCTGCGGCTCGCCGGGGACTACGCCTACCTCCTCACCAGCGTCCATCACCACAAG GACCTGCTATTCTCATACAACATTGCTGTGGACCGATCTGATGAAATGAAGAAGATATTGAACAAATCTGCTGCCAGTGTAGGCCTTCAGCTTCCAGATGTCTACCAGCCTTGA